A single region of the Fenollaria sporofastidiosus genome encodes:
- a CDS encoding GNAT family N-acetyltransferase, with product MDYKEIDASQIDLLWELQKQYKAEIGEDIPNDISKKRLKDAISKGEILFFGAWEGDALVGCCSITVGFSTFDYMPSGIFEDFFICPDFRHKGIARQLVQFAYRSSAISSMTVACAQCDIQMYKSLGFSIQLGNLFAFEP from the coding sequence ATGGATTACAAGGAAATAGATGCTTCACAAATTGATCTTTTGTGGGAACTTCAAAAGCAATATAAAGCAGAAATAGGAGAGGATATACCGAATGATATATCCAAGAAACGTCTGAAAGATGCAATCAGCAAAGGGGAAATATTATTTTTCGGAGCATGGGAAGGCGATGCATTGGTAGGCTGCTGTTCAATAACAGTTGGTTTTTCAACTTTTGACTATATGCCAAGTGGAATATTTGAAGATTTTTTCATATGTCCTGACTTTCGTCATAAAGGAATAGCACGCCAGCTAGTCCAATTTGCATATAGGTCAAGTGCTATAAGTTCAATGACTGTTGCTTGTGCACAATGCGATATACAAATGTATAAATCACTTGGATTTTCAATTCAGCTTGGAAACTTGTTTGCATTTGAACCATAA
- a CDS encoding S66 family peptidase, which translates to MIKKIGIVSLSSGVLGESFVEHEVKIGLDRLNKLGVEVEFLPNSLKGIDFLKNHPEARADDLILAFEDDTIDMILCAIGGEDTYRLAPYLFEGDRLKNIVKQKLFLGFSDSTINHFMLNKLGIKTFYGQAFLTDVCELSDNMLAYTEKYFLELIKTGKIKEIHPSEVWYEEREDFSEKAIGVEMKSHINIGFELLRGNPIFSGKILGGCIESIYDMFDNSLFEDTVEICSKYDLFPSLEAWENKILLIETSQEKTKPDLYRKMILALKDYGLFDVLSGILVGKPQNEVYYDEYKSILLEEITNKDLPIVYNINIGHSTPRCIIPFGVEAKVDVSKQTISFNY; encoded by the coding sequence ATGATAAAGAAAATAGGAATTGTTAGCTTATCTAGTGGTGTTTTGGGGGAAAGTTTTGTTGAGCATGAAGTAAAAATAGGATTAGACAGATTAAATAAGCTAGGTGTAGAGGTAGAGTTTTTACCCAATTCTCTGAAAGGCATAGATTTTTTAAAGAATCATCCAGAAGCTAGGGCAGACGATTTGATACTTGCTTTTGAAGATGACACTATTGATATGATTTTATGTGCTATTGGTGGAGAAGATACTTATAGATTAGCACCTTATTTGTTCGAAGGCGATAGATTAAAAAATATTGTCAAACAAAAACTTTTTTTAGGCTTTTCTGACTCAACAATAAATCACTTTATGCTAAATAAACTTGGCATAAAAACATTTTATGGTCAGGCTTTCTTGACAGATGTATGCGAACTATCTGATAACATGTTAGCTTATACAGAAAAATACTTTTTAGAACTTATAAAAACAGGGAAAATAAAAGAGATACACCCTAGTGAAGTTTGGTATGAGGAAAGGGAAGATTTTAGCGAGAAAGCTATTGGCGTAGAAATGAAAAGTCATATTAATATTGGGTTTGAGCTTTTAAGAGGAAATCCTATATTTAGTGGGAAAATTTTAGGCGGATGCATAGAATCAATATATGATATGTTCGATAATTCTTTATTTGAAGATACAGTAGAAATTTGTAGTAAATATGATTTATTTCCAAGTCTTGAGGCATGGGAGAATAAGATTTTACTTATAGAAACAAGCCAAGAAAAAACAAAACCAGATTTATATAGGAAAATGATACTTGCTCTAAAAGACTACGGCTTGTTTGATGTATTGTCGGGAATACTAGTAGGGAAACCTCAAAATGAAGTCTATTATGATGAGTATAAATCTATTTTATTAGAAGAAATTACTAATAAAGACTTACCTATTGTCTATAATATAAATATTGGACACTCAACTCCAAGATGTATAATTCCTTTTGGGGTAGAAGCAAAAGTAGATGTAAGTAAACAAACAATCTCCTTTAATTATTAA
- a CDS encoding ParB/RepB/Spo0J family partition protein produces the protein MNLLEMAAGNQLKKTGEKKKLSIRNQVDDKYDVYAIPLEYLYYNNQNGRINTMYKKYSSTNGLLSPKPGKSDYNKVFEQFIYESNVQAMKDTKLSIEEKSQQEPGVVLPDGRVIDGNRRLTALRMIERDKNIAQYFNAVILPLNANLKSDEKSIKELELDLQLGREERVNYDPIDRIFDVYNTIEVEKLMTIDEYKKASGAKSTKGINRDIRLAELIIKFIEIVSPGGNPIDKFYLARDLKLDGPIEEIENTITKLKSKNKEAIKEAALVYMISSKVGEDQKDTTRVMRDLKQNVLQDHDRLQHFLDAADEKVDVIMDAFEQSPLKSANELKTVLSQDIGAQKSVDSLVRSTNIIINKGKIINERTKALVELENVRDSLSEIDAEDFAELTADEHIQAREYIKDINDILYRLNKDI, from the coding sequence ATGAACTTGCTAGAGATGGCAGCTGGAAATCAGTTAAAGAAAACTGGTGAAAAGAAAAAATTATCAATACGTAATCAAGTTGATGATAAATATGATGTTTATGCGATACCGTTAGAATACTTATATTATAATAATCAAAATGGTCGTATTAATACTATGTATAAAAAATATAGCTCAACTAATGGTTTGCTAAGTCCAAAACCTGGGAAATCAGATTACAATAAGGTTTTTGAGCAATTTATATACGAATCAAATGTGCAAGCAATGAAAGATACTAAACTTTCTATCGAAGAAAAATCTCAGCAAGAGCCAGGTGTAGTTCTTCCAGATGGCAGGGTTATTGATGGTAATAGAAGGTTAACAGCTCTAAGAATGATTGAAAGAGATAAAAATATAGCACAATATTTCAATGCTGTAATATTACCACTGAATGCAAATTTAAAATCTGATGAAAAAAGCATTAAAGAGCTAGAGTTAGATTTGCAGTTGGGTCGCGAGGAAAGAGTTAATTATGACCCGATTGATCGTATCTTTGATGTTTACAACACTATAGAAGTTGAAAAGCTAATGACTATTGATGAGTATAAAAAAGCATCTGGCGCTAAGAGCACTAAAGGTATTAATAGAGATATAAGATTAGCGGAATTAATCATAAAATTTATTGAAATTGTATCTCCGGGAGGCAATCCTATTGATAAATTTTATTTAGCAAGAGATTTAAAGCTTGATGGACCTATAGAAGAGATAGAAAACACTATCACTAAATTAAAATCAAAGAATAAAGAAGCTATAAAAGAGGCTGCTTTGGTATATATGATATCATCTAAGGTTGGCGAAGATCAAAAAGATACAACCCGTGTTATGAGAGATTTAAAACAGAATGTGCTTCAAGACCATGATAGATTGCAACACTTTTTAGATGCTGCTGATGAAAAAGTTGATGTTATTATGGATGCATTTGAACAGAGTCCACTAAAATCTGCTAACGAGTTAAAAACTGTACTTAGTCAAGATATTGGAGCACAAAAGAGTGTAGACTCACTAGTAAGATCTACAAATATAATTATAAATAAAGGTAAAATTATAAATGAAAGAACTAAAGCATTGGTAGAGCTAGAAAATGTTAGAGATTCTTTATCAGAGATTGATGCAGAAGATTTTGCAGAACTAACTGCAGATGAACATATACAAGCAAGAGAGTATATTAAAGATATTAATGATATTTTATATCGCTTAAATAAGGATATATAA
- a CDS encoding helix-turn-helix domain-containing protein has translation MDFMELGNHIKHYRNEKGLSQEELAERVYVTRQTISNWENNKNYPDINSIVLLSEVFEISIDNLIKGDLEQMKNEINSEEVKKLNFYATMMGILMLAAFISLMPLLKFIGLYGFIPYFVLVACAMFFAIKVEKIKKDNDIQTYKEIVAFTEGKRLDEIQKIEERAKRPYQKIIDGFLWAAIALLIVGITIFILRLFN, from the coding sequence ATGGATTTTATGGAGCTTGGCAATCATATTAAACACTACAGAAATGAAAAAGGTTTATCTCAGGAAGAACTTGCAGAAAGAGTATATGTTACGAGACAAACTATTTCGAATTGGGAAAACAATAAAAATTATCCTGATATAAATAGCATTGTATTACTAAGCGAAGTTTTTGAAATATCAATTGATAATTTAATTAAAGGAGATCTAGAACAAATGAAAAATGAAATTAACTCAGAAGAAGTTAAAAAATTGAACTTCTATGCAACAATGATGGGAATTCTTATGCTAGCAGCATTTATTTCTCTTATGCCACTACTTAAATTTATTGGCTTGTATGGCTTTATTCCATATTTTGTATTAGTGGCTTGTGCTATGTTTTTTGCAATCAAAGTTGAGAAAATCAAGAAAGATAATGATATTCAAACATACAAGGAGATTGTAGCTTTCACCGAAGGCAAAAGATTAGACGAGATACAAAAAATTGAAGAAAGAGCAAAAAGACCATATCAAAAAATTATAGACGGATTTTTATGGGCAGCAATAGCTCTATTGATTGTAGGAATTACGATTTTTATACTTAGATTATTTAATTAG
- a CDS encoding NUDIX hydrolase, whose amino-acid sequence MENNCAIINDKKAFRYRAAAIIVEEGSVLLARNDEDDYYYSVGGAVHMGETSEEAVKREVFEETGLNYEVDHLAVIHENFFIGSSGLKGVDFHELTFYYMMKPMGKRNFTSQSTTESGAKETMHWVPIDELDKCEAYPTFMKKYLSSEHKCVEHIITDERV is encoded by the coding sequence ATGGAAAATAATTGCGCTATTATTAACGATAAAAAAGCATTTAGATATAGAGCGGCAGCCATCATAGTCGAAGAGGGCTCTGTGCTACTTGCAAGAAATGATGAGGACGACTATTACTACTCAGTTGGCGGAGCGGTTCACATGGGCGAGACATCAGAAGAAGCCGTGAAGAGAGAAGTATTTGAAGAGACAGGCCTTAATTACGAGGTAGATCACCTTGCTGTAATACATGAGAACTTCTTCATCGGAAGCTCTGGCTTAAAAGGAGTGGACTTCCATGAGCTTACATTCTACTATATGATGAAGCCCATGGGCAAAAGAAACTTTACGAGCCAAAGCACTACAGAGTCAGGTGCTAAAGAGACAATGCATTGGGTGCCGATAGATGAGCTCGATAAGTGCGAGGCGTACCCAACATTTATGAAAAAATATCTTAGCTCGGAGCATAAATGCGTAGAGCATATAATTACAGATGAAAGGGTTTAA
- a CDS encoding GNAT family N-acetyltransferase: protein MKFIVKEIIDKKEKENIAREVLNDLPEWFGLPESTENYIKESQEKPFLASFYKDELVGFVVLGASSHDCAEIFVMGVKKKFHHHGAGRELNKAYEDLAKSLGYTYTQVKTVQSGHYDDYDITNKFYKALGYKELEVFPDLWDENNPCQIYVKYLGE from the coding sequence ATGAAATTTATTGTAAAAGAAATTATAGATAAAAAAGAAAAAGAAAATATCGCAAGAGAAGTGCTTAATGATTTGCCAGAATGGTTCGGCTTGCCCGAGAGCACAGAAAACTACATTAAAGAGTCACAAGAAAAGCCGTTCTTAGCAAGCTTTTATAAGGACGAGCTAGTAGGCTTTGTCGTTCTTGGCGCAAGTAGCCACGACTGTGCAGAGATCTTTGTCATGGGCGTGAAGAAAAAGTTTCATCATCATGGAGCTGGAAGAGAGCTAAATAAGGCCTATGAAGACTTAGCAAAGAGCTTAGGCTACACTTACACACAGGTAAAAACCGTTCAGTCCGGCCATTACGATGATTACGACATAACGAATAAATTTTACAAAGCGCTCGGATATAAAGAATTAGAAGTCTTCCCGGATTTATGGGACGAGAACAACCCTTGTCAAATATATGTAAAGTATTTGGGTGAGTGA
- a CDS encoding GNAT family N-acetyltransferase — protein sequence MNNLQMTHDINVIASGHVKTVALMSHINVRKQRKKERRVCMITERLKIRKFTNNDLMELYNLLSDEDVMEFIEPPFSWEKTANFLNSVALIDSPLIYAVEDFNQNFIGYVIFHEYDKDSFELGWIMNKRYWGKGYANELTKAFIKRSSEIGKNLIIECDPNQEKTKRIAVKNDFEFIGESDGCSVFKRKLINKI from the coding sequence TTGAATAACTTACAAATGACACATGATATCAATGTTATTGCCTCAGGCCATGTTAAGACGGTAGCATTGATGTCTCATATTAATGTAAGAAAACAACGGAAAAAAGAAAGAAGGGTTTGCATGATTACTGAGCGATTAAAGATAAGAAAATTTACTAATAATGATCTAATGGAACTCTATAATCTACTTTCAGATGAAGATGTCATGGAATTTATAGAACCGCCTTTTTCATGGGAAAAAACAGCGAATTTTCTAAATAGTGTTGCACTGATTGATTCTCCTTTGATCTATGCGGTAGAGGATTTTAATCAGAACTTTATCGGATATGTAATATTTCATGAGTATGACAAAGACTCCTTCGAACTTGGTTGGATAATGAATAAGAGATACTGGGGGAAAGGATATGCCAATGAATTAACAAAAGCTTTTATAAAGCGTAGTTCAGAGATAGGGAAAAACTTGATTATTGAGTGTGACCCGAATCAAGAAAAGACCAAACGAATTGCGGTGAAAAATGATTTTGAATTTATTGGAGAAAGTGATGGCTGCAGTGTATTCAAAAGAAAGCTGATTAATAAGATTTGA
- a CDS encoding DNA alkylation repair protein: MKEYIVSLEKEFSLIENGFKEEEKRAFADYKSNDNEHSKKMAFLAYKSNVYQVRLYGVFLFGYLSEQDDILAFMRDEVSKDDNWRVQEVLAKAFDEFCKKIGYEKALPVIDEWLKNNNPNTRRAVTEGLRIWTSRPYFKDNPNEAIRRIAALKEDTSEYVRKSVGNALRDISKKFPELIKEELYNWELESKEINQVYKLASKLIS, from the coding sequence ATGAAAGAATATATCGTGAGTTTAGAAAAAGAATTTTCGTTGATAGAAAATGGCTTCAAAGAGGAAGAAAAAAGAGCCTTTGCTGATTATAAATCTAATGATAATGAGCATAGTAAAAAAATGGCGTTTTTAGCCTATAAATCCAATGTATATCAAGTTAGATTGTATGGTGTATTTCTTTTTGGATACTTGTCAGAACAAGATGATATTTTAGCATTTATGCGAGATGAAGTTTCCAAAGACGATAATTGGAGAGTTCAGGAAGTCTTGGCAAAGGCATTTGATGAATTTTGTAAGAAAATAGGATATGAAAAAGCACTTCCAGTAATTGATGAATGGTTAAAAAATAATAATCCTAATACAAGGAGAGCAGTAACAGAGGGATTAAGAATATGGACGAGCAGACCATATTTCAAAGATAATCCAAATGAAGCTATCAGACGAATTGCTGCATTGAAAGAAGATACGAGTGAATATGTTAGAAAGTCAGTAGGAAATGCTTTGAGAGATATTAGTAAAAAATTTCCAGAGCTAATCAAAGAGGAACTTTATAACTGGGAGTTAGAAAGTAAAGAAATAAATCAAGTGTACAAGTTAGCGAGTAAGCTTATAAGCTGA
- a CDS encoding nucleoside phosphorylase — MIIDSYDIDTEPLISLEHFYGEKKNLIDKCLVIFSKSIVEYLLDNFECQEIARVDSANGSMPIYKSHFEGQEFAFYLSMMGSALASSSCAEVNWLTGANKFIMFGSCGSLDKEKTLGKYIVPTEAYRGEGASYYYAAPSDYIAIKNHDELEEFFIKEKAPYINGKVWTTDVMLRETRALVAKRKSEGCIAVEMELAGVQAACDFYGFELYNFLEAGDVLDESSYEVEGLNSANHDLGKLYLALKLLKEI; from the coding sequence ATGATTATAGACAGTTACGATATAGACACAGAGCCACTTATAAGTCTAGAACATTTTTATGGCGAGAAGAAAAATTTAATAGATAAATGCTTGGTAATATTTTCAAAAAGCATAGTAGAATATTTACTCGATAATTTTGAGTGCCAAGAAATTGCTAGAGTAGACTCAGCGAATGGCTCAATGCCAATATATAAAAGCCATTTTGAAGGTCAAGAATTTGCCTTCTACCTTAGCATGATGGGCTCGGCACTTGCTTCATCAAGCTGCGCTGAAGTCAACTGGCTTACAGGTGCGAATAAATTTATTATGTTTGGATCTTGCGGCAGCCTTGACAAGGAAAAGACTCTTGGCAAGTACATTGTACCAACAGAGGCTTACAGGGGTGAAGGAGCATCTTATTATTATGCCGCTCCTTCAGATTACATTGCTATTAAAAACCATGATGAGCTTGAAGAATTTTTTATCAAGGAAAAAGCTCCCTATATTAATGGAAAGGTCTGGACTACAGACGTTATGCTTCGTGAGACGCGCGCTCTTGTCGCAAAGAGAAAGTCAGAAGGCTGCATAGCAGTAGAGATGGAGCTTGCAGGCGTACAAGCAGCTTGTGATTTTTATGGCTTTGAGCTTTATAATTTTCTTGAAGCAGGAGATGTTTTAGATGAGAGCTCTTATGAGGTAGAGGGACTTAATAGCGCCAACCACGATCTTGGGAAATTGTATTTGGCATTGAAATTATTAAAAGAAATATAA
- a CDS encoding SNF2-related protein — protein sequence MAFSNELKKKIKPEYTSNLVEGFYRPLLREAELYQRVSGYFSTSGLDLYSDSLEELAKNGGNLEFIISKEISKEDYDRIKVGYDLLEEVKPLKLAERNERLTLKTQEQLGNLAFMIAMGRARIKIALTNRGIFHDKFGIISSGNEKVFFNGSVNETKSGMNINYESISVDTSWDISDSVQSRIKSNQERFERLWNDQEEGVTVVEVSDIAYEEIAKYQSQSTIVNIDRLNDNETEYDQHPNSIIFKLIDGVVIRDDRTDIQLTASDRKLKPGSDISIFFEEDNSTISKDTTYRDIERIITVTKERAERKGLEVIVSKAVSEYLQQYKYSIEKYKILGDVYKGELDEFPNDKKISYQEFSEIVQSEVTRPLYELHLRSAYFMYEMARAANFSVPGAGKTAMLLGVFAYLNRDDAPANERIDRILVVSPLNAFDSWKREFEAVFGNKKFLRSIDSQTSADFSYDLSINWGVSNLVLVNYESLPKYLTKLEQNIDMNTMLVFDEVHRIKNPNGKRAEKALELSKKPKFKYVLTGTPIPNTYQDIYNFLHILYGNEYNSYFGWDSTFLYNPKMRQIEEINKKLYPFFWRTNKNDLNVPKAEDDNIIRVNPSPEQLALAEYIYSKEDSSLAQLIRLIQASTNPSLVNKAIDYKELMSYDDDGDIYAISESEFNSLLNENGNASIDNSYLDIDVDNMISPKFTEGINLVQQLVSEGKKVLVWGIFIDTLYKIRDALKDKGIKVNLVYGGTNKLERSLLIDEFRDGDVQVLVSNPQTLGESISLHQTVHDAVYFEYNFNLTFMLQSRDRIHRLGLDQNQYTRYYYLQTAAEPLESYRPGYIDEKIYRRLKEKERMMYEAIDDKNLSIEYSEKEILEAIKIIDEERQRINKNHE from the coding sequence ATGGCATTTTCCAATGAATTAAAGAAAAAAATTAAACCAGAGTATACTAGTAATCTAGTCGAGGGATTTTACAGACCACTGCTTAGAGAAGCTGAGCTATATCAACGTGTTTCTGGCTATTTTAGCACGTCTGGTTTGGATTTGTATTCAGACAGCTTAGAAGAGCTAGCAAAAAATGGCGGTAATTTAGAATTTATTATTTCAAAAGAAATAAGTAAGGAAGACTATGACAGGATTAAAGTGGGATATGATTTACTAGAAGAGGTAAAACCATTAAAGCTAGCAGAAAGAAATGAAAGGCTTACACTAAAAACTCAAGAGCAGCTTGGAAACTTAGCTTTTATGATTGCCATGGGAAGAGCAAGGATAAAAATTGCTCTTACTAATAGAGGAATTTTTCATGATAAATTTGGCATTATTTCATCTGGAAATGAAAAAGTATTTTTCAATGGATCTGTCAATGAAACAAAAAGCGGTATGAACATAAATTATGAAAGTATCAGCGTTGATACGTCTTGGGATATTAGTGACAGTGTTCAGTCTAGAATAAAGTCTAATCAGGAACGATTTGAAAGATTATGGAACGATCAAGAAGAAGGAGTAACGGTAGTAGAAGTTTCTGATATAGCTTATGAAGAAATTGCTAAATATCAATCACAATCAACAATAGTTAATATAGACAGACTTAATGACAATGAGACAGAATATGATCAGCATCCAAATTCAATTATCTTTAAGTTAATAGATGGAGTTGTAATTAGAGATGATAGAACTGATATACAGTTAACAGCAAGTGATAGAAAATTAAAACCAGGCAGCGACATATCTATATTTTTCGAGGAAGATAATTCGACTATAAGTAAAGATACAACTTATAGAGATATAGAAAGGATTATTACAGTTACTAAAGAAAGAGCTGAAAGAAAAGGTTTAGAAGTCATTGTAAGTAAAGCAGTATCAGAGTACTTACAACAATACAAATATTCAATAGAAAAATACAAGATATTAGGTGATGTATATAAAGGTGAATTAGATGAGTTCCCTAACGATAAGAAAATATCTTATCAAGAGTTTTCTGAAATTGTTCAATCAGAAGTAACTAGGCCGCTTTATGAACTACATTTAAGATCAGCTTATTTTATGTATGAAATGGCTAGAGCAGCAAACTTCTCTGTTCCTGGGGCAGGTAAAACAGCTATGCTTTTGGGGGTTTTTGCTTATTTAAATAGAGATGATGCTCCAGCTAATGAAAGGATAGATAGAATACTTGTTGTTTCCCCTCTTAATGCATTTGATAGCTGGAAGAGAGAGTTTGAAGCTGTTTTTGGCAATAAAAAATTTCTTAGGTCAATAGACTCACAAACATCAGCAGATTTTAGTTATGATTTATCAATTAATTGGGGAGTTAGTAACTTAGTATTAGTTAACTATGAGTCTCTACCTAAATATTTAACAAAATTAGAGCAAAACATTGACATGAACACAATGCTTGTATTTGACGAAGTTCACAGAATAAAAAATCCTAATGGCAAAAGAGCAGAAAAAGCTTTAGAGCTATCTAAAAAGCCTAAGTTTAAGTATGTATTAACAGGTACACCTATTCCTAATACTTATCAAGATATTTATAATTTTCTTCACATATTATATGGTAATGAGTATAATTCATATTTTGGATGGGATTCTACTTTTCTATATAATCCAAAAATGAGACAAATTGAAGAAATTAATAAAAAACTATATCCATTCTTCTGGAGAACTAATAAAAATGATTTAAATGTTCCAAAAGCTGAAGATGACAATATTATAAGAGTGAATCCAAGCCCAGAACAATTGGCTTTAGCTGAATATATATATTCAAAAGAAGACTCAAGCTTGGCACAATTAATTAGATTGATTCAAGCTTCAACTAATCCATCTCTTGTAAATAAGGCAATCGATTATAAGGAACTAATGTCATATGACGATGATGGTGATATATACGCTATCTCAGAGTCAGAGTTTAACTCTCTATTAAATGAGAATGGCAATGCTAGTATAGATAACTCTTATCTAGATATAGATGTTGACAATATGATTTCTCCAAAATTTACTGAAGGGATTAATCTAGTCCAACAACTTGTTAGTGAAGGTAAAAAAGTTTTAGTTTGGGGAATATTTATTGATACGCTGTATAAAATTAGAGATGCTTTAAAAGATAAAGGGATTAAGGTTAATTTAGTCTATGGTGGAACTAATAAACTTGAAAGAAGCTTACTAATAGATGAGTTTAGAGATGGAGATGTCCAAGTATTGGTATCAAATCCACAAACTTTAGGTGAGTCAATCTCATTACATCAAACAGTTCATGATGCAGTTTATTTTGAATATAATTTCAATTTGACATTTATGTTGCAATCAAGAGATAGAATTCATCGTTTAGGTCTTGATCAAAATCAATATACAAGATATTACTATCTACAAACAGCAGCAGAGCCATTGGAGAGTTATCGCCCTGGATATATAGATGAGAAAATATATAGACGATTAAAAGAAAAAGAAAGAATGATGTATGAAGCAATCGATGACAAGAATTTATCGATAGAATATAGCGAAAAAGAAATACTTGAAGCAATTAAAATTATTGATGAAGAAAGGCAAAGAATAAATAAAAACCATGAGTAA
- a CDS encoding acyltransferase domain-containing protein: MILETLLPQLEFQPNIEDAVKQKMIKSRRQVEEIAATAYSSNDFDFPLCRRMPLTRLVVVIYLLTQKYAEYKAIGVTDEIVLDTFRDVSLRANLYYKQHGKIGISKDDVIWFRHIMNVHIFKVGVLQYQTFNMIYLDEETIGEPYMVFSQEQKRTLPNGAPVINCHIQKGANISDSLVEKSLDQAKAFFKDCFSSTEYKAFLCYSWLLYPPMLNILPTDSNIKQFAKHFSIIGACNDSEQAKENLFDYGKHNLHCKPTVLQRIAKGHKELLGYGCGVIML, encoded by the coding sequence ATGATATTAGAAACATTACTTCCTCAATTAGAATTTCAACCTAACATTGAGGATGCAGTAAAGCAAAAAATGATTAAAAGTAGACGGCAAGTTGAAGAAATCGCAGCAACCGCCTACAGTAGCAACGATTTTGATTTTCCGCTATGCAGACGAATGCCACTAACTCGCTTGGTGGTAGTTATATATTTATTGACGCAAAAGTATGCCGAGTATAAAGCCATTGGTGTAACAGATGAAATTGTTTTGGATACTTTTAGAGATGTCTCACTGCGGGCAAACTTGTACTATAAACAGCATGGCAAAATTGGCATTTCTAAAGATGATGTTATTTGGTTCCGCCACATTATGAATGTGCACATTTTCAAAGTTGGAGTATTGCAATACCAAACATTCAATATGATTTATTTGGACGAGGAAACCATTGGAGAGCCTTATATGGTGTTTTCACAAGAACAGAAACGGACATTGCCCAATGGAGCGCCTGTGATAAATTGCCATATTCAAAAAGGTGCGAATATTAGCGATAGCTTAGTCGAGAAATCTCTTGACCAAGCAAAGGCGTTTTTCAAGGATTGCTTTTCATCTACAGAGTATAAAGCTTTTCTTTGTTATTCTTGGTTACTCTATCCTCCGATGCTAAACATACTTCCAACGGATTCGAATATCAAGCAGTTTGCAAAACACTTTTCTATCATTGGTGCGTGCAACGATTCGGAACAGGCTAAAGAGAATTTATTTGATTACGGCAAGCATAATTTACATTGCAAACCAACAGTTCTACAAAGGATTGCAAAAGGACATAAAGAACTTCTTGGTTATGGGTGTGGAGTAATTATGCTATAG
- a CDS encoding VanZ family protein has protein sequence MDLEFIFNHVISGYLPIMALLILYFIILKSFGNTPSKGHIILTFIFSFYLVGVLSATGVCLKANFSPRFSMLPFIDMIRGPKDTILNVIFFLPLGIFLPLLYEQYNSLSKVFLLGFLFSLSIEIIQMFGFGTTDINDLITNTFGAVLGYGIYELLSRSFSDSLLGKFQTKGKYSLYETVILWTITILIMLTIQLYIYDILFASKMSGEIHKW, from the coding sequence ATGGATTTAGAATTTATTTTCAATCACGTAATAAGTGGATATCTGCCTATTATGGCATTACTAATATTATATTTTATAATATTAAAATCATTTGGCAATACGCCAAGCAAAGGACATATAATTTTGACTTTTATATTTTCTTTTTATCTTGTTGGAGTCTTGTCTGCAACAGGTGTTTGTTTAAAAGCAAATTTTTCACCGAGATTTTCAATGCTACCTTTTATAGATATGATTAGAGGACCAAAAGATACAATTTTAAACGTAATTTTTTTTCTTCCATTAGGAATTTTTCTGCCATTACTCTATGAGCAATATAATAGCTTATCCAAAGTTTTTTTGCTTGGATTTCTATTTTCATTGTCTATAGAAATCATTCAAATGTTTGGATTTGGGACTACAGATATAAACGACTTGATTACGAATACTTTTGGAGCAGTACTAGGTTATGGAATATATGAATTACTTAGTAGATCATTTTCCGATTCATTGCTTGGAAAATTTCAGACAAAAGGCAAATATAGCCTATATGAGACAGTAATTCTGTGGACTATTACTATATTGATTATGCTGACTATCCAGCTTTATATCTACGATATTCTATTTGCATCTAAGATGAGTGGAGAAATTCATAAGTGGTGA